A part of Criblamydia sequanensis CRIB-18 genomic DNA contains:
- a CDS encoding FAD-dependent oxidoreductase has product MQEEDDSLLGYQDIYKTVIPDLDYYLRQIDCRDGCPVNTDPRGYMMALHRGDYLEGYKIARGPNPFASICGVICGAPCELTCRRDRVDKTLTIRAQKRFLSEWYGLSLEAHIKSLEMSYARGSTKPKPNGLKVACLGAGVASLTCAHDLLRLGYQVDVYEMMRMPGGMLTYGVPNYRLKNEVAINECGAIEYLGAKIHYNMKVGRDITLDELEEKYNAIFIGIGLWKSRELPIPGADQPDIIRGIEYLRVRCAEEKWKIGENIIVIGGGNVAYDVARTSVRNGAKSVTMVCLETRDEQTADEFEIEDGFEEGVKTLNRVAPKEVVRDSDGKVIGLKMNRISQLFDYLGKFSPIPVPDSDFIIPCDTIALAIGQSIDTSFLNGWKKKNELIIDRGIIKTERGTGRTSVKNVYAGGDAAFGPALFITGIRHGQESARAIDTDLRNTSPYQEFVGEFTELSPFRDKTYLKTRWALPTYQPPKLRIHNENMVENNYTEEEAHLQSNRCLQCHVNPVFDGTLCIKCNGCVDVCPCNCLKQVPLSKLVLDEGDGSLRRAVNNFYGVESEQLSNEELANMGTAMLKDEDLCIRCGLCAEKCPTQAVTMDAMNYSFRWLG; this is encoded by the coding sequence TGACTATTACTTAAGGCAAATCGATTGCCGGGATGGGTGTCCCGTTAATACGGATCCTCGCGGTTACATGATGGCTCTTCATAGAGGCGATTACCTTGAGGGTTATAAAATAGCTAGGGGGCCAAATCCTTTTGCTTCTATTTGCGGGGTGATTTGCGGGGCTCCCTGCGAGCTTACCTGCCGTCGCGATCGCGTCGACAAAACTTTGACTATTAGAGCTCAAAAGAGATTTTTATCCGAATGGTATGGCTTAAGTCTTGAAGCTCACATAAAATCTTTAGAAATGAGCTACGCAAGAGGCTCTACTAAACCTAAGCCTAATGGCCTTAAGGTCGCATGCCTTGGAGCGGGTGTCGCTTCCTTGACCTGCGCTCACGACCTTTTAAGGCTTGGCTATCAAGTCGACGTCTATGAAATGATGCGGATGCCTGGAGGGATGCTTACCTATGGCGTACCGAATTATCGTTTGAAAAACGAGGTAGCCATCAATGAATGCGGCGCAATTGAATATTTGGGCGCTAAAATTCACTACAACATGAAAGTGGGTCGGGACATCACACTTGATGAACTAGAAGAAAAATATAATGCCATTTTTATTGGCATCGGCCTTTGGAAGTCAAGAGAGCTTCCCATTCCCGGCGCAGATCAACCCGATATCATTAGAGGCATTGAATATTTAAGGGTTCGCTGCGCTGAAGAAAAATGGAAAATTGGAGAGAACATCATTGTTATTGGCGGCGGAAACGTAGCTTACGATGTGGCTAGAACCTCTGTTAGAAATGGCGCTAAAAGCGTGACTATGGTTTGTCTTGAGACAAGGGATGAGCAAACAGCCGATGAATTTGAAATTGAAGACGGCTTTGAAGAAGGGGTTAAAACGCTTAATCGAGTAGCTCCAAAAGAAGTTGTCAGAGACAGCGATGGAAAAGTTATCGGTTTAAAAATGAACCGCATTTCTCAACTTTTTGATTATTTAGGTAAATTTTCCCCAATTCCCGTTCCCGATTCTGATTTTATCATCCCATGCGACACCATAGCCCTTGCGATTGGACAATCGATCGACACTTCATTTTTAAACGGATGGAAGAAAAAAAATGAGCTTATCATCGATCGCGGCATCATAAAAACAGAAAGAGGTACAGGTAGAACGAGCGTTAAAAATGTTTATGCCGGAGGCGATGCAGCTTTTGGGCCGGCTCTTTTTATTACCGGGATTAGACATGGCCAAGAGTCTGCTAGAGCAATCGACACAGACCTAAGAAATACTTCTCCCTATCAAGAATTTGTAGGGGAATTCACAGAACTTTCTCCTTTTAGAGACAAAACCTATCTTAAAACAAGATGGGCGTTGCCGACTTATCAACCGCCAAAACTTCGCATACACAACGAAAATATGGTAGAAAATAATTACACGGAGGAAGAAGCCCATCTCCAATCCAACCGATGTCTACAGTGCCATGTCAATCCGGTTTTTGATGGGACCCTTTGCATTAAATGCAATGGCTGTGTCGATGTTTGCCCTTGCAACTGCTTAAAACAGGTCCCTTTAAGCAAGCTTGTCTTGGATGAGGGAGACGGGAGTTTGAGACGGGCTGTCAATAACTTCTATGGCGTCGAATCAGAACAATTGTCCAATGAAGAATTGGCGAACATGGGAACTGCCATGCTAAAAGATGAAGATCTTTGCATAAGATGCGGGCTATGCGCAGAAAAATGCCCAACCCAAGCGGTGACTATGGACGCAATGAATTATTCCTTTAGGTGGCTCGGTTAA
- a CDS encoding ubiquinol-cytochrome c reductase iron-sulfur subunit, which produces MPKYRNSLNVDEDDKDPKITRKTFLALMGVGACLAGAGGIFGATMLGFLYPNAMKVPPSVFSIGRPEEVLAQDGKVFNSKYKVFIESQGGKVRVQTAVCTHLGCTVNAVETGYACPCHGSTYDRYGRNTGGPAPSPLVFFLVYQGASGDILVDKSKTSLDWQSAWFKPVNT; this is translated from the coding sequence ATGCCCAAATACCGCAATTCTCTAAATGTCGATGAAGACGACAAAGACCCAAAAATCACAAGAAAAACCTTCCTTGCTTTAATGGGGGTCGGGGCCTGTCTTGCAGGAGCTGGGGGTATTTTTGGAGCTACGATGCTAGGCTTTTTATACCCGAACGCCATGAAAGTGCCGCCTTCTGTTTTTTCAATTGGAAGACCTGAAGAAGTGTTAGCTCAGGACGGTAAAGTCTTCAATTCAAAGTACAAAGTTTTTATAGAGAGTCAAGGTGGAAAAGTGCGTGTCCAAACAGCTGTCTGCACTCACCTTGGCTGCACTGTCAATGCTGTAGAAACAGGTTATGCTTGCCCATGCCACGGTTCAACTTATGATCGGTACGGAAGAAATACAGGCGGCCCGGCGCCAAGCCCCTTGGTCTTTTTTTTAGTTTATCAAGGAGCTTCCGGAGATATTTTAGTCGATAAATCCAAAACGTCATTAGATTGGCAATCTGCTTGGTTTAAGCCTGTAAACACCTAA
- the ccoS gene encoding cbb3-type cytochrome oxidase assembly protein CcoS, translated as MFSYVISSLALGLMSFIVYIFFLKKGQFDESEEVKYQMLRDTDDFINKDEN; from the coding sequence ATGTTTAGTTATGTTATCAGTTCTTTAGCTCTTGGCTTAATGAGTTTTATTGTATATATATTTTTTCTTAAAAAAGGCCAGTTTGATGAGTCTGAAGAGGTGAAGTATCAAATGTTAAGAGACACAGATGATTTTATCAATAAAGATGAAAACTAG
- a CDS encoding cytochrome b N-terminal domain-containing protein has protein sequence MAVFEGKKRETWPEYIANLPQLILRSIFRHGYPNNDVDRSEVVFKNFFLHFHPVKCHKNSLDPFYTLGLGSITTSLFLILVATGVILMFYYIPSEDRAYDIMKDWQDTTPFAMMFRNMHRWGAHLMVLFVFLHMSRVFYTASYKGERRFNWVIGVILMVLTLLLSFTGYLLPWDQLAFWAVTVGSNIAGYVPNLPGFEYNVNRVMLLASTEVGQDALIRFYVLHVALLPLVTGTLIGLHFWRIRKDGGLSRPKDKFRPDPYRVIQRSDTKESFAPGVKRTYGLMELVRGTCPTVDKGPYNFVFTWPHLLRAELVAFLLTTVVVLGLSFINAPLEEPANPSNPPNPSKAPWYFLGLQEMVAYNAFWGGVAIPGLIVVGLMAIPYLDRNPYGQGYWFHKSRYLAIFLYTAFMTFQAILIIIGTYFRGANWGWVWPWTENFARH, from the coding sequence ATGGCTGTATTCGAAGGCAAAAAAAGAGAAACTTGGCCTGAATATATTGCGAACTTACCTCAATTAATTTTAAGATCCATTTTTCGACACGGCTATCCCAATAACGATGTCGATAGATCAGAGGTGGTATTCAAAAACTTTTTTTTGCATTTCCATCCTGTTAAATGCCATAAAAACTCACTTGACCCTTTCTACACTTTAGGCCTTGGCAGCATTACAACAAGCTTGTTTTTGATTCTTGTTGCGACAGGCGTTATTCTGATGTTTTACTATATTCCCTCTGAAGATCGGGCTTATGACATAATGAAGGACTGGCAGGACACCACCCCATTTGCTATGATGTTTAGAAATATGCATAGATGGGGCGCGCATCTTATGGTGCTTTTTGTCTTTCTTCATATGTCCCGTGTTTTTTACACCGCATCCTATAAAGGAGAAAGACGTTTCAATTGGGTTATAGGCGTTATTCTAATGGTGCTAACCCTATTGCTCTCTTTTACAGGATACCTTCTTCCCTGGGATCAATTAGCTTTTTGGGCGGTCACCGTGGGAAGCAACATTGCAGGATATGTGCCTAACCTTCCCGGTTTTGAGTATAATGTCAATCGGGTCATGCTTTTAGCCTCTACTGAAGTTGGCCAAGACGCCCTCATTAGATTCTACGTCCTGCATGTAGCGCTTTTACCTTTAGTAACGGGAACATTAATAGGCCTTCATTTTTGGAGAATCAGAAAAGATGGAGGGTTATCGAGGCCCAAAGATAAATTTAGACCAGACCCCTATAGAGTAATTCAAAGATCGGACACTAAAGAATCTTTTGCGCCGGGTGTTAAAAGAACTTACGGTTTAATGGAACTTGTCAGAGGCACTTGCCCGACTGTAGATAAAGGCCCTTACAACTTTGTTTTTACCTGGCCCCATCTTTTAAGAGCTGAGCTTGTGGCGTTTCTTCTAACAACTGTCGTTGTCCTTGGCCTTTCTTTTATAAATGCACCCTTAGAAGAGCCTGCTAATCCAAGCAACCCTCCAAACCCCTCAAAAGCGCCTTGGTATTTTTTAGGTTTGCAAGAAATGGTTGCTTACAACGCATTTTGGGGTGGCGTGGCTATACCCGGACTCATTGTTGTCGGGCTTATGGCTATTCCTTATCTTGATAGAAATCCTTACGGTCAAGGCTATTGGTTCCATAAAAGCCGGTATTTAGCCATTTTTCTATACACCGCTTTCATGACCTTTCAAGCGATTCTTATCATTATAGGGACTTATTTTAGAGGCGCCAACTGGGGTTGGGTCTGGCCGTGGACTGAAAACTTTGCAAGGCATTAA